The Planctomycetota bacterium sequence AGGATGGTGCCTGCGGCGACCGCGTGGCGTGCCGGCATGGCGGGCCCCTCACTTCTTCTTCGGCGGCGGCTCCTTGGCGGGGACGGCGGCGGGCCTGGGCAGCGTGCGGGGCGGGTTGTCGAGGTCGAGGTCGGGGCGGTTGCCGAAGTCCTCGGTCCACGGGCCGCCCTGGCCGACTCCGATCTCGTTGTGGCCGCCGAGCATGTTGCGGTGGTGGCCCGAGCTGTTGTACCACATGCGGAAGGCCATTTCGGGCCCGCCGCCGCTGGCGCAGTTCTCGCCGCGGAAGTGGTGGTAGCCCTCGAGCGCGCAACGGTCGCCGGGCGACCGGCGCCCGGGCGTGGGCGACTCGTGGGCGAAGTAGCCCAGGCGCTCCATCTCCTGGCTGTGCTTGCGCGCGGCCTGGGTGAGCGGCTCGCTGATGGCCAGGGGCTTGAGGCCGAGCTGCATGCGGTACTCGTTCGTAAGGTCTACCACCTTCCGCTCGTCGCTCGTGAGCGTGGTGCGGATCAGGCGGTTGTAGCGGGCCACGCGGTCGCACAGGGCCGTGTACTCCGCCTGTTCCTGCACGATCTTCAGCAGCTCGGGGCTCCAGCCCATCAGCTTCTCGAGCGGGGGGCGGAACTCGACGTCCTTGACCCCCAGCTTCTCGAGCCGGGCGTCAATCTCGCACACACGCTCGTAGGCGCGCGGGATGCGCTCGAACCGCTTGACCAGCGGGTCGAAGGCCTTGGTGAAGAGGGGGTGATACGCCTTCACCGCGTCCACCGCCTTGTCCACGATCGGCTGGCCGATGCGGCCGTGGTCGGCGTCGGGGTAGATCTTCGTGTCGAAGATCACGCGCAGGGCCTCCTTGCGGGCCTCGGCGAGCTTGGTGTAGCCCGTGAGGAGCTTCTTCTGGGTGTCGTCGGAGAGGCAGATCTCGCGGCAGGCGGCCACGGCCGCGGCGCGGATGGCGAGCAGGTCGGCCACGAGCTGCTTGCGCCCCTCGTCGCCCGCGGCGAGGTAGGCGTCGTAGGCCTTCTCGCGTTCGGCCCGGTCCTTGCTCCAGAGCTTCGGCTTGA is a genomic window containing:
- a CDS encoding CAP domain-containing protein; protein product: MRRVRLASLFVAALCAVAAAVEPPSSGTGAPETSRFEALKPKLWSKDRAEREKAYDAYLAAGDEGRKQLVADLLAIRAAAVAACREICLSDDTQKKLLTGYTKLAEARKEALRVIFDTKIYPDADHGRIGQPIVDKAVDAVKAYHPLFTKAFDPLVKRFERIPRAYERVCEIDARLEKLGVKDVEFRPPLEKLMGWSPELLKIVQEQAEYTALCDRVARYNRLIRTTLTSDERKVVDLTNEYRMQLGLKPLAISEPLTQAARKHSQEMERLGYFAHESPTPGRRSPGDRCALEGYHHFRGENCASGGGPEMAFRMWYNSSGHHRNMLGGHNEIGVGQGGPWTEDFGNRPDLDLDNPPRTLPRPAAVPAKEPPPKKK